Part of the Flavobacterium okayamense genome, TGCCAATAAATCACGAATAGTATTATCTTTTTTCATTTCCTTTAGCTTTTTCATTTGTCTTGGTCGTTTACCAAAAACATTATATAAAAAATCTGCAGGATTAAATATAGATTGAATAACTTTTCCAACAGCGCTTGGCGATTTATTACCCACTTCATAACCAGCATTTAATCCAGAAATACTATAGCGATATTGGTCTTCAATAACAGGAATAAGTTCGGTATCTACTTCAATATAACCAGTTAAATTGTATTTGCGCACAATTACTTCTTCTAATGCGTACGCTTTTTCAGTGATGGCAACTTTTGCAGTTTTGTTCTTAATCCAGTCGTTTGTTACACGAACTTTAATGGTTTCAAAACCTAAATAAGAAAATAAAATGGTATCGTTTACCTTCGCATTTAGTTCAAAAAAACCATTTCCATCAGTTACAGTTCCTTTTACACGTGTTGTATTAATTACGTGAACATTGTTGATAGGTAAACGCGTTTCAGCATTAATAACAGTTCCTTCAATTGGTGATACAATGGTGTCATTTTGGGCATTCCCAAAAAACGAAAGGCATAAAAACAAGAAAACTATAAAATATCTCATAAAGGCAATATTAATTCAAAAATACAAATACAGCCGAGATATTTTATAGTTTCTTAAAGTTTTATAAGAAAATTAACTAAAGCTTTATTCCATTTAAACCAGTAGCACAACCAAAAAAATATTTTTCATAATTTACTTGAAGTCCATTTTTTTCAAAAATATCCTTCACTTTTCTACAATCTTGAAAAGATTCGGTATAAATCCAAAGCATTTTATAATCATTTGGATTTCCTAAAAATAGTTTCCCAAGAATAGGTATTACTTTAGAAAGATAAAATTTGTAAAAAGTAAGTAAAAGTTTGTTCTTAGGTTTTGATATTTCAATAAAGCTAAACATTCCATTTGGTTTTAATATTCGCTGAATTTGTTTAGCTAATAAATCAAGTTGTTCTTCATTAAAAGTTTTTAATCCATAAGCACTCGTAAGAATATCAAAATAATTATCAGGAAGGTTGTTGTTTAAAACATCTTCTTCTAGTAATAAGTGATTGTTTTTAAATAAATTTTGTGCTTTTACTTTTGAACTTGTTATCATCTCATTAGAAAAGTCTAATGCTGTTAAATTTGAATTTGGAAATTTATTTTTTAGGTAGTTCCAATTTTCACCCAAACCAGATAATAAATCAATTATTTCTAATTTTTGATTGGATGAATCAACTTTATTGATGAATTGTTTTCGCCAACGAATCGAAAACCCAAATGAAGTTATGAAGTTTGTTTTTTCATAAGAACCCGACATACTATTAAATAAATTTTTAACGTAGTCGGGTTCATAGATATTTTTAGATTTATTCAAATCTATGCTATATTAGCTTCTTCTTGAGCGTTTTGCTTTTTCAAAAAAACCTTTTGAATTATCTGAAGAAGAACTTCTTCTTCCCGAATTTTCTCCAGCAGGTTTACTATCGCGTCTTCTTTCTCCGCCTCTTTCATTTCTATCACTACGCTTTCTATCACCACCTTCGCTTCTTCTCGCTGAAGACTCACGTCTTCCGCTATCACGACCTCCGTCTCTTCTTCCTCCGTCACGACCACCTTCACGTCTTCCGCCATCACGACCTCCGTCTCTTCTTCCACCACGACCACCGTGATCTCTTCTTCCGCTATTGCGACTTCCGTCATTTTTAGAAATTTCAACATTAATTTTTCTTCCTTCTAAGTGAATACTATTAAATGTTTCCATTACTTTTTCAGCATGTTCAGCATCTGTATTAAAGAAAGAGAAACCTTCTTTTACATCAACTTTAAACACGTCGTCTTTTCCAAACTCTAATGTATCACGTAAGAAGTCTTTTAAAGACATCCAATCGAAATTATCTCTAGAACCAATGTTGATGAAATAACGAACCGATCCTTCTGTTGGAATTTCACCTTTTGAACCACTAATACTTACCGAAGTTAAATCTCTCGATTTTTTATAATAATCTAAGAAACGATTGAATTCAACAGAAACTACTTTCTTGATTAATTCCTCTCTTGGAATATCCTTTAAAACTTCCTCAATTGCTGGCAAATACGTGTCAATTTCGTGATCGATTTCAACGTCTTTAATACGATTTGCTAAGTGGAATAACTGAATTTCGCAGATTTCAATTCCTGAAGGAATTGGTTTTTCTTCGAATTTCGTTTGAATGATTTTTTCAATTTGGTGAATCTTACGAATTTCACTTTTTGTAATAATCACTAATGAAGTTCCTGATTTTCCAGCACGACCAGTACGACCCGAACGGTGCGTATACGTTTCAATTTCGTCTGGTAATTGGTAGTTAATTACGTGCGTAATATCGTCTACGTCGATTCCACGAGCAGCAACATCAGTAGCTACTAACATTTGAATTTGACGCTGACGGAACGATTTCATTACAGAATCACGTTGTGTTTGTGATAAATCCCCATGTAACGCTGCAGCATTGTAACCGTCTTCAATTAATTTATCTGCAATAGCTTGAGTATCACGTTTTGTTCTACAAAAAACTACTGAGAAAATATCTGGATTAGCATCTGCTAAACGTTTTAAAGCAGAGTAACGATCACGACCATTTACCACATAAAACTCGTGCGAAACATTAACGTTACCCGAGTTTTTATGTCCCACTGTAATTTCAAGAGGTTTACGCATAAACTCTCTGGCTATACGAGCTACTTCTTGAGGCATTGTTGCAGAAAATAACCAAGTAGATTTGTTTTCAGGTGTATCTGATAAAATAGCTGTAATGTCTTCATAGAATCCCATGTTTAACATTTCATCAGCTTCGTCAAGCACACAGAAATCGATATTTTTAATATTAACCATTCCACGGTTAATCATGTCTTGCATACGACCAGGGGTAGCAACAATAATTTGTGCTCCTCTTTTAATTTCTTTAGCTTGTTCGTTGATGTTAGCACCACCATAAACAGCAACAGTATGTAAACCTTTAACGTATTTTGAATACTGTTTAATTTCATTAGTAATTTGTAAACACAATTCTCTCGTAGGAGAAAGTACTAAAGCTTGTGTGTTACGATTTTCGGCATCAATTTTTTGAATTAGTGGAAAACCAAAAGCTGCGGTTTTACCAGTTCCTGTTTGTGCCAAAGCAACAATATCAGTGTCTTTTTCTAATAAAATAGGAATCGCCTTTTCCTGTACTTCCGATGGATTTTCAAATCCAAGGTCTTTTATCGCCAGCTGTAGCGATTCATTAAGACCCAATTGTTCAAATTTATTCATGTATGTATTTAAAATTGGGTGCAAATGTACTGCTATTTAATGAGATAATCTAATTTGTTATGAATTGATTATCAATTAATTAAATTAAAACTCTCTTAAAAACAAGATGAAAAGCCTTTTTTTGTATGAAATTAGGGTATGAAATGAAAGGATTGATACCTTTGTAAAAAAGAAAAAAGTGATTGAAATATTAGACATTATTGGTGTTTTTGTCTTTGCTATTTCGGGAGTTTTAGCAGCCATAAATAAGAAACTGGATTTATTTGGTGTTTTTATAATTGCTTTCGTTACAGCTTTAGGAGGAGGAACTTTACGTGATGTATTAATTGGGAGAACTCCAGTAGGATGGATGCAAGATTTAAACTATGTTTATCTTATTATTGCAGGTTATTTTATAGCTATTTTCTTTAGAAATTATTTGAATAAACTTCGTTTGTCCCTTTTTCTTTTTGATACGATTGGTTTGGGAGTTTTTACATTAATAGGAATTGAAAAAGGGTTAGAATATGGATTACATCCTGTTATTTGTATTGCTTTAGGAACAATTACAGCAACGTTTGGTGGATTAATTCGTGATATTTTATGTAATGAAATTCCGCTTTTACTTCGTAAGGGGACAATCTATGCTACAATATGTATTATAGGAGGTGTTTTGTTTTTTATATTGCGAAAGTTTAATCTTCAAGATTCAATAAATGAATTAGTAACCTCTTTATTTATAATAGCATTTAGATTAGCAGCGGTTAAATACAAAATGAGTTTACCTGTTTTAACAATAAAATCTTAAAGTGTTTCTAAAAGAGAAATAAGTTTACGAGTTGCAATTCCACGATGACTTAATTTAGCTTTTTCGCTCATTTCCATTTCGGCAAATGTTGTAGAAAATCCCTCTGGTACAAAAATAGGATCGTAGCCAAAACCTTTTGTTCCTCTTTTTTCTGAAATTATTTCACCTTTAATAATACCTTCAAAAAGATGTTGATCATTATTAATATTTAAAGCAATAATTGTTTTGAATTGTGCTTTTCGATTCGATTTATCTCTAAGATTAAAGAGAAGCTTATTCATGTTATCATCGGCATTTTTTTGCTCGCCAGCATAACGTGCAGAAAAAACTCCAGGTTCTCCTTTTAACGTCTCAACTTCTAAACCGGTATCATCTGCAAAGCAAGGATAACCATATTTTTCAGAAACATAGTTAGCTTTTATAATTGCATTTCCTTCAATAGTGTTAGAGGTTTCAGGGATATCTTCAGTGCAACCTATATCTTCTAAACTTAGAAGTTCAATTGATTTTGGCAGCATTTGTTTAATTTCGGCAATTTTATTCTGATTGTTTGAAGCAAATACTAATTTCATTGAGAAATGGTTTAAAAGTACAAAAGCCGAGGTGGAGCCCCCGACTTTTATGGTGAATGTGTAACCACATTTCTGTGCATTCTGTGCAAATATACACTTTAAATTTGAATACCTAAACTAATTACTTAAAAAAATAAATTATAAAAAACTCATTTTTATTTCTATTTTTGTCCCGTTTTTTTAACACATATTACATTATGGTGAAAGATTTATTTGCAAGAATACAAGATAATAAAGGTCCTTTAGGGAAATGGGCATCACAAGCAGAAGGATATTATGTTTTTCCTAAGTTAGAAGGGGAATTAGGGCCAAGAATGGAGTTCCATGGAAAGAAAATATTAAACTGGTCTATCAATGATTATTTAGGTTTAGCAAATCATCCTGAGATTAGAAAAGCAGATGCAGAGGCAGCTCAACAATGGGGAGCAGCTTACCCAATGGGTGCTCGTATGATGAGCGGACATACAAAATATCACGAACAATTAGAAAATGAATTAGCTGCTTTCGTTATGAAAGAAGCTGCTTATTTATTAAACTTTGGTTACCAAGGTATGGTTTCAATTATTGATGCTTTAGTAACTAAAAATGATATTATAGTTTATGATGTAGATTCTCACGCTTGTATAATTGATGGTGTTCGTTTACATATGGGTAAACGTTTTACTTATAAGCATAATGATTTAGAGAGTATGGAGAAAAACCTTCAGAGAGCTACTAAAATGGCTCAAGAAACTGGAGGAGGAATTTTATTCATTACTGAAGGTGTTTTCGGAATGCGTGGTCAACAAGGAAAATTAAAAGAAATTGTTGCCATGAAAGAAAAATATAATTTCCGTTTATTAGTTGACGATGCTCACGGATTTGGTACTTTAGGTAAAACGGGTGCAGGCGCAGGTGAGGAGCAAGGTTGTCAAGACGGAATTGATGTGTATTTCTCAACATTCGCAAAATCAATGGCAAACATTGGAGCATTTGTTGCTGCAGATAAAGATATTATTGATTATTTAAAATACAATTTACGTTCACAAATGTTTGCTAAAGCGTTACCAATGATTCAAACAATTGGTTCATTAAAACGTTTAGAAATGTTACGTAATTCTTCTGAAATTAAAGATAAATTATGGGAAAACGTAAATGCTTTACAAAATGGATTAAAGAGTAGAGGTTTCAATATTGGTGATACAAATACATGTATTACACCAGTTTATTTAGAAGGTTCTATTCCAGAAGCAATGGTAATGGTGAACGATTTACGTGAAAATTATGGTATTTTCTTATCGATTGTTGTTTATCCGGTTATTCCAAAAGGTATTATCTTATTAAGAATGATTCCAACTGCTTCACATACCATGCAAGATATAGATGAAACATTAGCCGCTTTTGAAGCTATCCGTGAAAAATTAGTAAACGGAACTTACAAGAAAATAGCTGAAGCTAATGTTGTAGATATGGAAAAATAATTTTTTACAAATTATAACCCAAAAAAGCCACTTGTTTACAAGTGGCTTTTTTTTACAAATTAAAAAATAGTTTAATTAAGTTGTTTTAAATTTCTTTATAGTATGTCGCACGCATTTTATTAATTTTTGGATCAAAGTTTTTCCATAAATTATGAATGGCATGATTTTCTACTAGTTCAGGAGTGCTAATGCATGTTTTAATTCCTTTCTCTTTAAATACTTTGTAATATTCGGCCATTATTAATGCCGTGATTCCTTTATTTTGATATTCTGGTGTAACACCAATTAAATAGAAAACAGCTTCTTTAGAATTCTTTTTAGCATCTAAAATATGCCACCATCCAAAAGGAAATAATCTTCCATTCGCTTTTTGAAGTGCTTGTGCAAAATTAGGCATTACAATAGCAAATGCTAGAATATTATTTTCTTTATCTAAGATAAATTTTATGTATTCAGGATTAATGAATTTTATAAATTTACTTTTAATGTTATCAATTTGTTCAGGTGTAACAGCAACAAATGAATCTAATTTACTATACGTGTCATTAAACAACTGAAACATGCCGTCTACGTAAGGTAATATTTCAGATGTTTTAGTAAAGTTCTTAACTTTAATATCGTAACGTTTTTCGATAAGGTTACTAGCTCTTAAATATGCATCAGCATTAACATTGTCAAAAGAAAAAATAGTTTCTTGCCAAATTTTTTCTTGTTTAAAGCCTAATTTTTCAAAATGCTCTTTATAGTATGGCATACTATACCAAGATATTGCAGTGCTCAGTTGATCAAAGCCTTCTATTAGTACACCTACTTTATCTAGATTAGAAAAACCTAAAGGCCCTTCAATGTGATCCATTCCTTTTTCTTGGCCAAATTTACTAACTTCGTCTAATAAAGCTCTAGTAACTTCTATATCATCAATTACGTCAAACCAACCGAATCTTGTTTTTTTCTTTCCTAAACTTTCAACTTCTATTCGGTTAATTATTGCAGCAACTTTACCTACAATTTTATTGTTTTTATAGGCTAATAGTAGTTTAACATCGCAATTTTTTAGATTTGGGTTTTTTTGATTGTCAAAAGTTTCCATTTCTTCTGAAATTAAAGGCGCAACCCATGCATCATTGCCCTTAAATAAATCAAAAGAAAATAAAATAAAGTCTTTTAATTCTTTTTTTGTGGTAACTTCTTTAATTGTAATCATTATTCTTCAATATCTACTTGATCTCTTCTTTTCTTTTCTTTATCGGCTTTCTTCTTCATTTTCTTATCCATTTTACTACCGTTATCTTTTTCAATTCTTACTTCTTGATATTTTTCTGCAAAACGCCATGAAAACCCAACGTTTGCATTTAAAATTGCAGGAGTACTTTTTATGTTTTTACCGAAAGAGGCATCTAATTGCATGTTCTTATGAAATAGATAAGCAGCACCAATTCTAAAAACTCCATCTGAATAATAATCACCATTATAACCTTGATTTTCAATAAATCCAGACCATTGTTGATTGAAACCACGAGTTAAAGTTAAGATATAATTAATACTTGCAAAGTCAGTTCCAATCTTATCATAGGTAATATTGGTAACTAATACCCAACGTGTACCAAAATGATTTTGTGCAATAATAGTAGCTTTCGGGCTAAAAGATGGTTCTTCAATATTTGAAGGAGCATAGTTAAAAGGATTGTCGCCAATACCAAAATTAACACCTGCATAACCAGCTAAAGCAGGAATAAATTGTTTCCATTTGAAGCTGTGATTTGCTTTCCAACTGTATAAGTTTGGTTTTTCATCAAAATTTTTAAACGGATCGTAAAATAAATATTTTGCTCCTAAAGTTAATTGACGAAAACCACTTCTATTATCATTTATAAATGTTGATGTGTATTTGTCATTTTGATATTGAATTTCTCCAATTACCTCAAGTTCTTCTTTCCAAACACCATAACGAATGGCTAAATCGGCTAAAAATCCGTTTGCATCATAGTTTAACTTGTCATGTGTTTCCGATACATAAGATAAACCAATTTCTGTTTGTATAATTGTTTTACCAACTGAAAAAGCCATCATAGATTTTCCAGGTCTATTCGAATTAATTTCATCTGTAAATTGGGCAAACTGATTGTTTGTTACAAATAAAAAAGAAAGTACTAAGGCTAATTTGAAAATTTTCATAGAATTGAATTTGTTCCAAAAATAGCATTTTTATCATAATTTTAAGAAACAATTCTTTCAAATTGAAGTCTATTAATAGTATATTTGACTTATAATTGATTGAAAAATGGAAATGGCCTCGTTTACAGGTTTTCTTAGAACCTTAGTTTACATCGTTTTATTTTATTATTTCTTTAAATTTTTAATGCGACTTTTAGCGCCTATTTTAATTCAGAAAACGGCTCAAAAAGTGCATCAAAAAATGGAAGAACAAATGCGAAAGCAACAACAAGCATATCAAAATACTCAATATTCTCAACAAACTGAGCAAAAAGAAATGCCAAAAGAGAAGAAAAAAGTTGGTGAATATGTAGATTTTGAAGAAATTGAATAATTATTAATTCACAAATTTGCCCTAAAGGATATTGGTTTACCAATATCCTTTTTTTAATTAACTTAGCAACCAAATTATTTTTTATGCAAAAGTTAAAATCGTTTTGGCCTCATGGCTTAGCTATAATTGGTTTTGTAATTGTAGCCTTAATTTATTTTTATCCAGTTTTAGAAGGAAAAGTAATATTTCAATCAGATATTGCGCAATATACAGGGATGGCTAAAGAGCAAAATGATTTTCGCGCAGAAAATAATGAAGAACCGTATTGGACAAATAGTGCGTTTGGTGGAATGCCAACGTATCAACTAGGTGCGCAATATCCACATAACTATGTAAAGAAATTAGATTCAGTATTGCGATTTTTACCGCGTCCTGCTGATTATTTGTTTCTATATTTCTTAGGGTTCTATATTTTATTAATGGTGTTGAAAATTGATCCACTTAAAGCTTTCTTTGGAGCTTTAGCTTTTGGTTTTTCAACCTATTTAATCATTATTTTAGGAGTAGGACACAATGCAAAAGCGCATGCAATTGCCTATTTTCCTATGGTTTTAGCAGGAGTTTTATTGGTTTTTCAAAAAAGATATTGGTTAGGAGGAATTTTAACAATGCTAGCAGCAGCTTTGGAAATTCAAGCCAATCACTTCCAAATGACGTATTACTTATTGTTGTTATTGATCGTAGTTGGAATTTATTTATCAATTCAATTCATAAAAGAAAAACAATTCAAAGAATTAGCGAAAATAATAGGTGTTTTTGTTATTACAGGAATTCTTGCCATTGGCGCAAACGCTACGAATTTAATGGCAACTTCAGAATATGCTAAATTTTCTACAAGAAGTAAGAGTGAATTAACTTTTAACGAAGATGGTTCGCCTAAGACTTCTGACAATGCTATGAGTTATGATTACATAACCGAATATAGTTATGGAAAAGCCGAAAGTTTAAATTTAATTGCACCACGTTTATTTGGCGGTTCTAATAGTGAAGATTTAGGAACCGATTCTGAAATGTTTCAATTTATTACGCGACAAGGAGTACCACCTTATGAAGCTGCCGATATTGTAAAGCAAATGCCTACGTATTGGGGTGATCAACCTATTGTTGCTGCGCCTGCTTATGTAGGTATCGTTGTTTTTTTCTTTTTTGTATTGTCATTATTTATTTCGGATAATAGAAAATTGAAAATGGCATTGCTTTCAGGAGTAATTCTGTCATTATTACTGTCTTGGGGTAAAAACTTTTCTATTTTAACTGATTTCTTTATCGATTATGTTCCAATGTATAATAAATTTAGAGCGGTTTCGTCTATTCAAGTAATTTTAGAAATGTGTATTCCTGCTTTAGCAATTTTGGGAATGTATCAATTCTTTAAAATTGAAGATAAAAAGCAACAATTTACCATTTTATGGAAATCAGGAGCTGTCGTTTTTGGTTTACTTGTTTTATTGTTTGTTTTTAAAGGAATGTTTGATTTTGCTGGAGGAAGCGATGATTACTATAATGACGCATACGGACCTGAATTTACACGTGCATTGCGAGAAGATAGGAAGTCAATGTATACAGGTGATGTGCTGCGTTCTATGGGATTTGTGTTAGCAGTTTTTGGAACATTATATTTGGTGACAAAAGAAAAACTGAAAGTAACCAATGCCGTAATTATTGCTGGAGTTTTGATGGTTGCCGATTTGTTTCTTATTGACAAAAACTATGTAAACAAAGAAGATTTTGTTTCAAAAAGAGAAATGGATCAACCTTTTCAAGCAACACAAGCCGATAAACAAATTCTTGAAGATAAATCTGTTTACCGCGTTTTTGATGCTGAAGGACATATGAGAAGTGCTCGTGCTTCTTATTTTCATAATTCTATTGGCGGTTATCATGCTGCAAAGCCAAGAAGAATGCAACAATTGTTTGATTACCAAATTGCAAATAACAACGTACGTATTTTAAATATGTTAAATGTAAAATACATAATTAGACGTGATAATGAAGGGCAGCAAATTGTTTTAGAAAACCCTGCTGCTAATGGAAATGCTTGGTTTGTAGAGAAAGTAAAAGTGGTTAATACTGCAGATGAAGAAATGAAAGCATTAGA contains:
- a CDS encoding aminotransferase class I/II-fold pyridoxal phosphate-dependent enzyme — encoded protein: MVKDLFARIQDNKGPLGKWASQAEGYYVFPKLEGELGPRMEFHGKKILNWSINDYLGLANHPEIRKADAEAAQQWGAAYPMGARMMSGHTKYHEQLENELAAFVMKEAAYLLNFGYQGMVSIIDALVTKNDIIVYDVDSHACIIDGVRLHMGKRFTYKHNDLESMEKNLQRATKMAQETGGGILFITEGVFGMRGQQGKLKEIVAMKEKYNFRLLVDDAHGFGTLGKTGAGAGEEQGCQDGIDVYFSTFAKSMANIGAFVAADKDIIDYLKYNLRSQMFAKALPMIQTIGSLKRLEMLRNSSEIKDKLWENVNALQNGLKSRGFNIGDTNTCITPVYLEGSIPEAMVMVNDLRENYGIFLSIVVYPVIPKGIILLRMIPTASHTMQDIDETLAAFEAIREKLVNGTYKKIAEANVVDMEK
- a CDS encoding carboxypeptidase-like regulatory domain-containing protein → MRYFIVFLFLCLSFFGNAQNDTIVSPIEGTVINAETRLPINNVHVINTTRVKGTVTDGNGFFELNAKVNDTILFSYLGFETIKVRVTNDWIKNKTAKVAITEKAYALEEVIVRKYNLTGYIEVDTELIPVIEDQYRYSISGLNAGYEVGNKSPSAVGKVIQSIFNPADFLYNVFGKRPRQMKKLKEMKKDNTIRDLLATKYDRQTLAALLEVDKDDIPLILQNCNYSEYFIKTANDLQILDAISACYEEYKILKKNK
- a CDS encoding transporter; this encodes MKIFKLALVLSFLFVTNNQFAQFTDEINSNRPGKSMMAFSVGKTIIQTEIGLSYVSETHDKLNYDANGFLADLAIRYGVWKEELEVIGEIQYQNDKYTSTFINDNRSGFRQLTLGAKYLFYDPFKNFDEKPNLYSWKANHSFKWKQFIPALAGYAGVNFGIGDNPFNYAPSNIEEPSFSPKATIIAQNHFGTRWVLVTNITYDKIGTDFASINYILTLTRGFNQQWSGFIENQGYNGDYYSDGVFRIGAAYLFHKNMQLDASFGKNIKSTPAILNANVGFSWRFAEKYQEVRIEKDNGSKMDKKMKKKADKEKKRRDQVDIEE
- a CDS encoding DEAD/DEAH box helicase, which gives rise to MNKFEQLGLNESLQLAIKDLGFENPSEVQEKAIPILLEKDTDIVALAQTGTGKTAAFGFPLIQKIDAENRNTQALVLSPTRELCLQITNEIKQYSKYVKGLHTVAVYGGANINEQAKEIKRGAQIIVATPGRMQDMINRGMVNIKNIDFCVLDEADEMLNMGFYEDITAILSDTPENKSTWLFSATMPQEVARIAREFMRKPLEITVGHKNSGNVNVSHEFYVVNGRDRYSALKRLADANPDIFSVVFCRTKRDTQAIADKLIEDGYNAAALHGDLSQTQRDSVMKSFRQRQIQMLVATDVAARGIDVDDITHVINYQLPDEIETYTHRSGRTGRAGKSGTSLVIITKSEIRKIHQIEKIIQTKFEEKPIPSGIEICEIQLFHLANRIKDVEIDHEIDTYLPAIEEVLKDIPREELIKKVVSVEFNRFLDYYKKSRDLTSVSISGSKGEIPTEGSVRYFINIGSRDNFDWMSLKDFLRDTLEFGKDDVFKVDVKEGFSFFNTDAEHAEKVMETFNSIHLEGRKINVEISKNDGSRNSGRRDHGGRGGRRDGGRDGGRREGGRDGGRRDGGRDSGRRESSARRSEGGDRKRSDRNERGGERRRDSKPAGENSGRRSSSSDNSKGFFEKAKRSRRS
- a CDS encoding GNAT family N-acetyltransferase produces the protein MITIKEVTTKKELKDFILFSFDLFKGNDAWVAPLISEEMETFDNQKNPNLKNCDVKLLLAYKNNKIVGKVAAIINRIEVESLGKKKTRFGWFDVIDDIEVTRALLDEVSKFGQEKGMDHIEGPLGFSNLDKVGVLIEGFDQLSTAISWYSMPYYKEHFEKLGFKQEKIWQETIFSFDNVNADAYLRASNLIEKRYDIKVKNFTKTSEILPYVDGMFQLFNDTYSKLDSFVAVTPEQIDNIKSKFIKFINPEYIKFILDKENNILAFAIVMPNFAQALQKANGRLFPFGWWHILDAKKNSKEAVFYLIGVTPEYQNKGITALIMAEYYKVFKEKGIKTCISTPELVENHAIHNLWKNFDPKINKMRATYYKEI
- a CDS encoding class I SAM-dependent methyltransferase, whose protein sequence is MNKSKNIYEPDYVKNLFNSMSGSYEKTNFITSFGFSIRWRKQFINKVDSSNQKLEIIDLLSGLGENWNYLKNKFPNSNLTALDFSNEMITSSKVKAQNLFKNNHLLLEEDVLNNNLPDNYFDILTSAYGLKTFNEEQLDLLAKQIQRILKPNGMFSFIEISKPKNKLLLTFYKFYLSKVIPILGKLFLGNPNDYKMLWIYTESFQDCRKVKDIFEKNGLQVNYEKYFFGCATGLNGIKL
- a CDS encoding non-canonical purine NTP diphosphatase — its product is MKLVFASNNQNKIAEIKQMLPKSIELLSLEDIGCTEDIPETSNTIEGNAIIKANYVSEKYGYPCFADDTGLEVETLKGEPGVFSARYAGEQKNADDNMNKLLFNLRDKSNRKAQFKTIIALNINNDQHLFEGIIKGEIISEKRGTKGFGYDPIFVPEGFSTTFAEMEMSEKAKLSHRGIATRKLISLLETL
- a CDS encoding trimeric intracellular cation channel family protein, giving the protein MIEILDIIGVFVFAISGVLAAINKKLDLFGVFIIAFVTALGGGTLRDVLIGRTPVGWMQDLNYVYLIIAGYFIAIFFRNYLNKLRLSLFLFDTIGLGVFTLIGIEKGLEYGLHPVICIALGTITATFGGLIRDILCNEIPLLLRKGTIYATICIIGGVLFFILRKFNLQDSINELVTSLFIIAFRLAAVKYKMSLPVLTIKS
- a CDS encoding DUF4834 family protein translates to MEMASFTGFLRTLVYIVLFYYFFKFLMRLLAPILIQKTAQKVHQKMEEQMRKQQQAYQNTQYSQQTEQKEMPKEKKKVGEYVDFEEIE
- a CDS encoding YfhO family protein → MQKLKSFWPHGLAIIGFVIVALIYFYPVLEGKVIFQSDIAQYTGMAKEQNDFRAENNEEPYWTNSAFGGMPTYQLGAQYPHNYVKKLDSVLRFLPRPADYLFLYFLGFYILLMVLKIDPLKAFFGALAFGFSTYLIIILGVGHNAKAHAIAYFPMVLAGVLLVFQKRYWLGGILTMLAAALEIQANHFQMTYYLLLLLIVVGIYLSIQFIKEKQFKELAKIIGVFVITGILAIGANATNLMATSEYAKFSTRSKSELTFNEDGSPKTSDNAMSYDYITEYSYGKAESLNLIAPRLFGGSNSEDLGTDSEMFQFITRQGVPPYEAADIVKQMPTYWGDQPIVAAPAYVGIVVFFFFVLSLFISDNRKLKMALLSGVILSLLLSWGKNFSILTDFFIDYVPMYNKFRAVSSIQVILEMCIPALAILGMYQFFKIEDKKQQFTILWKSGAVVFGLLVLLFVFKGMFDFAGGSDDYYNDAYGPEFTRALREDRKSMYTGDVLRSMGFVLAVFGTLYLVTKEKLKVTNAVIIAGVLMVADLFLIDKNYVNKEDFVSKREMDQPFQATQADKQILEDKSVYRVFDAEGHMRSARASYFHNSIGGYHAAKPRRMQQLFDYQIANNNVRILNMLNVKYIIRRDNEGQQIVLENPAANGNAWFVEKVKVVNTADEEMKALDELDTKNEATIFQIMNSVKENSLTSYSKHFFRNQEYKKDSLASIQLEVYKPNYLKYTSNNSNDGFAVFSEMYYKNGWKATIDGKSTQIYNVDYVLRGLQVPAGKHTIEFTFEPEVIATGSKISLGSSVLMLLLIGFGVYKMKE